The sequence AGGAGTTGATATTTCAAAGTCTGAAATAATAAACTGGGGAGAAACTAATCCAACCTATTTGAAATAGAACGCTAATATGCGTGCTATGAACCGCAGGGTTGATATTCTTATTCCTGGATATAATGAAAGTAAAGAGCTTGTTACTATTGCAGATATTTTTAATTTATTTGGACCAAAAATTCAGGAATTCTGCATACGGAATGATCAAGACACAGCTGTTGAAGCACTTAATGGAAGCATATTGTATTTCCCGGCAAATTCATTTAATGAAATAGATGTAAAAGAATGTGAATGCATTACGATAAAGGTTGAGGAATTGTTTTCAAAATCAGCAATTGTTATGGCAACAGCCTCTACTATTACCTCAGATGAAATCCTTGAATCTAAAGGAATGCTAAATGTGACTGCAAATTGCAACGATAAGGAGTTGGAGCTGGCTGATGGGAAAAGAATGAGTTTTGTATTGCCAAATGCAGATGATTTGGAAGATCTGGGCGTTTTTTATGGCGATCGAGATTCAAATGGAAATCTTATTTGGGCTGCAGCTAATGACGGAATAGATATTGGTCGATTAAATTTTTCAAGTATTGGAAATTGCAGTGTTTATAATAGCGACACATCAAAAAAGAAATGCTGGTTTCGATATTCCAAATCAGAAAAAAAAGAGCTCAGAATATTTTATAAACAAGTTAGAGATAGTTTGGCTTATTGTCAGAAAGTGACTTCTGAGCAAAAAGAGTTGATGGATAAATATGGGATTGATGATTTAGACCAGTTGAGAGATAAAATTGAAGAAAATGCTAATAGTAATGGTTCTATGGATGGAGATGATGCCGATTATTACATTTTATCTGCACTACGTTTGGGCTACATAAATGCTGACTGGATTATGAAACTGGATAGGTCAAAATTAGTGACAATAAAAATCCCTGTTAAAAATACCCAAAACGTAAAGGCGTATCTTGTTTTTGATAAAAACAGAACAGTTGTTCCCGCTTCACTGCATGCAAATATGATTGCTTTTGGAAATATGCCAATTGGTTATGGAGCTAAAATATTTGCCATTAGAGATAATAATAAAGCAGCTGCTGAATGGGCATGGCAAGAATTTAATATCGAGGCAGATAATAAGATTAATCTCGAGTTCAAGCCTGCAGGTTTAAATGAAATAAAGTTAAAACTATATGAATTAGACAATAATTAGTAAATGCTTATTCCTGTGATTAAATCTGAATGGATTCAGCTCAGAAGTTATTCGACTATTTGCATGAAGATGTTTTGAAAGTAACAATTAAAGAGTTATATTATCCCTGAATTTTTAGCTGGTAATCAGCTCAAATTAATAACCCATTATGAAAAAACTTTTAACAATTATCATTCTACTTTCTTTGTTTTCTTGTAAAGAAAATATTATCAAGGATGTGTTTGATTATCCTGAAACAAAAAAAGTGGATCAGGTAGATGACTATTTTGGAACCATGGTTTCAGATCCCTATCGTTGGCTCGAAAACGATACTTCTGCAGAAACAAGCGAATGGGTCAATATCCAAAACGAATTAACCCGCAGCTATTTGGACTCATTGCCTTACAGAGAAAAAATTCAAAACAGGCTAACTGAATTATGGAACTATCCCAAACAAGGTATACCAAGCAAAGCAGGTGATAATTACTTCTTTTATAAGAATGATGGTTTGCAGGCACAAAGTGTTCTGTACATCATGAGAGGACTCGATGCTGAACCAGAAGTTTTCCTTGATCCAAATACTCTTTCTAAAGATGGAACAGTGGCCTTGGCTTCCTATAAAGTATCTAAGGATGGGCAGTTTTTTGCCTATGCAATATCAAGAAGTGGCTCTGACTGGAATGAAATATTTGTGATAGATGTAGAAACCAAAAAACAGCTTTCAGATCATTTGAATTGGGTTAAATTTTCTGGTATATCGTGGCATGGAAACGGATTTTATTATTCAAGATATCCTGCACCCAAAAGTGGAACAGAATTATCTGCCTTAAATCAGAATCACACAGTATATTTTCATCAAATAGGAAGCTCACAAACAACTGATAAAGTAGTTTTTAATGACCCTGAAAATCCAGCTTTTAGCTATTATGGTGGAACAACTTATGATAATAAGTACTTGATAATTTATGGAAGTGAATCAACCAATGGGAATTCACTTCGTGTAAAAAACCTTCACGATAATGCCCAAAAATTCATTTTAATTGATCAGGGATTTGATTATGATTTTAATATAGTTGATAATATTGGCGATTCCTTGTTAATATTAACCAATAAAGGGGCGACAAATTATCGTTTGGTTGTAGTTGATACAAAGGATCCTGAGCTTAAGTTTAATGACCTAATTCCCCAACAAGATTTTCCATTACAAAGTGTTAGTGTAATAGGAGGGAAGCTTTTTGCACAATATATCAAGGATGCTTCTGATCGGGTTTTTATGTATCAGCTTAATGGCGATTTTGTGAAAGAAATTGAATTAGCAGGATTGGGCTCTTTGTCAGGATTTAATGGAAACAGAAACGATAGCATAGTCTTCTATTCATATAATTCATTTATTCAGCCTTCGTCAATTTATAAATTTGATGTCAATAAGCTGACATCCGAATTGTATTTTGAATCTGAAATAGATTTTGATTTTGATCGCTATGAAAGTAATTTGGTTTTTGTGACCTCTAAAGATGGAACAAAAGTTCCTGCCTATATTACACATAAAAAAGGCATTTCGCTGGATGGAAATAATCCTACTTTGCTCTATGCTTATGGCGGATTTAATATTAGCATGACACCTTCATTTTCCATAAGCAATCTTGTTTTTCTTGAAAATGGAGGCGTTTATGTGATGGCTTGCTTACGGGGAGGAGGTGAATATGGAGAATCATGGCATAAAGCTGGGATGCGATTAAATAAACAAAATGTTTTTGATGATTTCATTTCAACTGCTGAGTATCTGATTGACAAAAAATACACAAATAAAGATAAACTGGCTATCAGAGGAGGATCAAACGGAGGTTTATTGGTAGGAGCCTGTTTGGCTCAGCGACCTGAGTTATTTAAAGTTGCACTTCCAGCAGTTGGTGTCATGGATATGCTACGATATCAGAAGTTCTCGGCAGGTGTTTTTTGGGTTGATGAATATGGAAGTAGTGATGACAAGGAGATGTTTGATTATATTTATCGTTACTCACCACTTCATAACTTAAAAAGTGGTGTTGAATATCCTGCCACATTAGTAACCACAGCCGATCATGATGATAGGGTTGTTCCAGCCCACTCCTTTAAGTTTATTGCTAGCTTGCAATCTCATCAAAAAAGCAATAATCCTGTTTTGATAAGAATCAGTAAAAAGGCAGGACATGGAGCGGGAAAGCCAACACAGAAAATCATTGAAGAGTACACAGATATTTGGACATTCGTTTTTAAAAATCTGGCCATTGAATCTATTTACTAATATGCATTTTAAAAAAGGGCATATAGGAGTTTTGGTCATTTTATTTCTGATGACCAGTCAGTTTTTATTTGCTCAAATTGATGGATGTACTGATCCAAGAGCTAATAACTTCAATTCATTGGCAACCCAAAATGATGGATCGTGTACCTACAATAAAACCAATGTTAAAGCCCGAGATGTGCATAGCCAACTTCCTGCTATCCTCTTAGAAAATAGTGGGATGGTGTTTCTTAATGGACTTTTCTGGTTTCACAATGATAGTGGTGGTGAAGCTGAATTGTATGGATATGATACTGTTTTGAATCAGGTTGTTGAAACATTGAGCATATCAAATGCCCTCAATATTGACTGGGAAGATATATGTCTGGATAAACAATTTGTTTATGTTGGGGACTTTGGAAATAATAATGGAGATCGAAAGGATTTAAGTATTTATAAAATTGCTATTTCAAGTTTTCATGATACAGGAGCTACCAACACGACTGCTGAACAAATACAATTCTCTTTTCCGGATCAAATAGTTTTTAGTCCGCGAAGCAATAGTCATAATTTTGATTGTGAGGCCTTTTTTAGTTGCAATGATAGTTTGTATTTATTTTCTAAGAATTGGGAAAATGAATGGACGAAAGTTTATCGTTTAGCCAATATGCCCGGAACACAATCTGCTGAACTCCTCGATTCCTTTAATGTTAAAGGATTGGTTACAGCAGCAGATTACAATGTTATTAACAAGGAAGTTGTATTGTTGGGATATCAGAACTATGTTCCTTTTTTCTGGATATTGTTTGATTTCAATGATACTGATTTTTTTAGCGGAAATAAAAGACGATTTGATTTCCCAATCAGCAACATAGGCACCCAAACGGAAGCTGTACTTTTTCATTTAAATAATGGGATTTACATATCATCTGAAAAAAGCAGTTTTGTCACAAATAAGCTGATGGAGATATATACTTGGCCTTGGACAAAGCCGTTTCATACAGGCCTTGAAGACATTGATACGGTTCCAATTTTAGTTTCTCCAAATCCGAATATGGGTAATTTTATGATTAGTTATCCCGAAATCAAAGATTCAATAACTGAAATTTTAATTTACAATGCCTCAGGACAATTGGAATCACAAATAAGTGGAAATGAAATTCATGAAGGTCGTTTTATATACATGCACATGTGTTTTAGTCCGGCTGCTCAGTATGTTCTGATTATAAATACATTAACCAAAACATACCGTCAGTTTTTTCAAATTGTAAATTGATATAAATTCGTTCAAAATGCTTTTTATGAAAAAAATAATATTCACACTATATCTTTTATTAATTCTTGTTTCCTGCAAAACTTCCAAAGAAATTGTGAAAGAAAACTGGCTTGTCGGAAAATGGAATATTGTAGCCATTGATACAGGTGAGGAAATTCCAGAGAATAATAAAGCAGAATATGATGAAATTATGAAGGGCATGATTAAGAATGCTTACATGCAGTTTAATTCGGATCAAAGTTTTGAAATGCAGCTGATGGGGCAAAAATTAACAGGTACTTTTAAAATAAATGAGGAAAAGACAGAATTAATTACCTCTATAAATGGTGAAGAAGGATTGGATCAATTTAAGGTATTGCTTTTTGAAAGAGGAAAAATGCTATTGGAAACAGAGGATGATGAAGGTAAAATGACTTTAACGTTGATGTTAGTAAGCCAATAATCAAAGTTAAATTGAAGAACTCAAAATGTATGAGATTGATCTAAATATATTCACAAAAAAAGCCGAGGATCAATATCAGGAAAACATGGCTTTTTTCAAACGATTAAAGCAAAAGAAACCCAAAAATCTGGATTCAATCGTTCATCAATTGCATGAGGAGGTTTTTAGTGAAATCGATTGCCTGACATGTGCTAATTGCTGCAAAACTACCAGTCCTGCTTTTTATATGAAAGACATTGAAAGGATGTCAAAAAAGTTAAAAATAAAATCAACTGAATTTATTTCGACCTATTTAGTTTTGGATGAAGACGAATCCTATATGTTTAAAAGTGAACCTTGTCCTTTTTTAATGGATGATAACTATTGTGCTCATTATTTATCAAGACCATTGGCTTGTAAAGAATATCCTCATACAAACAGGAAACGGTTTCATCAAGTATTAATGCTAAGTGCTAGAAATACGCTAGTCTGTCCAGCAGTTTTGGAAATTACAAACAGACTTAAGAGAATCTTTTTGTAAAACACCCCTATGCCTTTAGTGGCTTGTTTTTCAGCTATTTATTAATTAAATTTACAGCTTAAATCAAAACACTAAGCTGTGAAAAGACATTTTACACACACCTACTACCTAACATTCTGTTCAATTATTATTTTTATCCTATCATTTTGCCAACCAGTAAAAGGTCAAGTATCTGTATTTACTGAAAATTTTGAGCATGGAAGCAATATGCCTACTGGCTGGACCCAGGAATATGTATATGATACTTTAAACTGGGTTTTTACGAGTGGTGGGCAGAGTAGTCATCCATCTGCAGCTCATGGTGGTAGCTATAATGCATTATTGTATTATGGAGGAATATACCGAACGACTAAATTGGTTTCTAAACCCTTGAATTTAAGTGCCTATGCCAATCTTCAACTTAAATTTTGGCATACACAGGAAGAATATTCTGGTGATCAGGATATTCTGAAAGTATATTATAAAACATCGGCATCAGGAAGTTGGGTTCAATTAACTAGTTACACAACTAGTGTGGCCAGTTGGACACAACGAACTATTTCATTACCGAATCCAAGTGCTAATTATTATATCGCTTTTGAAGGAGAGGCCAGATATGGTTATGGTGTTTGCCTTGATGACATAGAGATTACAGGTACTGTTACCAATGGCTTGGACATGAGTTGTGAAGGAATTTCATCACCAATAATCTGGGGTGTAGGCAACAATACATTAAAGCTACGCTATAAGAATAAGCGGTCGGATACTATTTTCAACGCTGATTTTGGTTATATCCTGGATAATAATTCCCCAGTTATTGATACCAACAA comes from Bacteroidota bacterium and encodes:
- a CDS encoding S9 family peptidase, producing MKKLLTIIILLSLFSCKENIIKDVFDYPETKKVDQVDDYFGTMVSDPYRWLENDTSAETSEWVNIQNELTRSYLDSLPYREKIQNRLTELWNYPKQGIPSKAGDNYFFYKNDGLQAQSVLYIMRGLDAEPEVFLDPNTLSKDGTVALASYKVSKDGQFFAYAISRSGSDWNEIFVIDVETKKQLSDHLNWVKFSGISWHGNGFYYSRYPAPKSGTELSALNQNHTVYFHQIGSSQTTDKVVFNDPENPAFSYYGGTTYDNKYLIIYGSESTNGNSLRVKNLHDNAQKFILIDQGFDYDFNIVDNIGDSLLILTNKGATNYRLVVVDTKDPELKFNDLIPQQDFPLQSVSVIGGKLFAQYIKDASDRVFMYQLNGDFVKEIELAGLGSLSGFNGNRNDSIVFYSYNSFIQPSSIYKFDVNKLTSELYFESEIDFDFDRYESNLVFVTSKDGTKVPAYITHKKGISLDGNNPTLLYAYGGFNISMTPSFSISNLVFLENGGVYVMACLRGGGEYGESWHKAGMRLNKQNVFDDFISTAEYLIDKKYTNKDKLAIRGGSNGGLLVGACLAQRPELFKVALPAVGVMDMLRYQKFSAGVFWVDEYGSSDDKEMFDYIYRYSPLHNLKSGVEYPATLVTTADHDDRVVPAHSFKFIASLQSHQKSNNPVLIRISKKAGHGAGKPTQKIIEEYTDIWTFVFKNLAIESIY
- a CDS encoding YkgJ family cysteine cluster protein, producing the protein MYEIDLNIFTKKAEDQYQENMAFFKRLKQKKPKNLDSIVHQLHEEVFSEIDCLTCANCCKTTSPAFYMKDIERMSKKLKIKSTEFISTYLVLDEDESYMFKSEPCPFLMDDNYCAHYLSRPLACKEYPHTNRKRFHQVLMLSARNTLVCPAVLEITNRLKRIFL